The following proteins are co-located in the Osmia lignaria lignaria isolate PbOS001 chromosome 12, iyOsmLign1, whole genome shotgun sequence genome:
- the Sgf11 gene encoding SAGA associated factor 11kDa → MSVTEERIQELNRRFLEFMNKSENVESATKEIYEDLLDEVLMGFVFDVHRTTKTGSSDVEEGIPDDESYAIVDSPGLDVFGQHPVKKSQECNCPNCDRGVAACRFATHLEKCMGMGRNSSRIASRRIANNSKDLSNFSGGISDDDDDVDWSLNNDKRKRRKDRNGIKRTKQQKNNQRNGESINEHIHSSNENSPSNYENMSLEDKRILLTQICGVISEHTKKLCTRSMRCPQHTEDQRKEMRANLESGNTTQSGQDNLHVDVDTYEEGDGQNLREALARWDREGSSHSSPADSTSTTSTSSISRKRETKTKGKGKGSKRDRGSPISQGD, encoded by the exons ATGTCCGTGACCGAGGAAAGAATTCAAGAATTAAACAGACGGTTTCTGGAATTTATGAACAAAAGTGAAAATGTGGAATCAGCGACGAAAGAGATCTATGAAGATCTTTTGGATGAGGTTTTAATGGGGTTTGTTTTCGACGTGCATCGTACTACAAAAACTGGTAGCTCAGATGTTGAGGAGGGTATACCTGATGACGAATCGTATGCTATCGTAG ATTCCCCGGGATTGGATGTTTTTGGTCAGCATCCTGTGAAAAAATCTCAGGAATGTAACTGTCCAAATTGTGACAGAGGAGTGGCAGCTTGTCGCTTTGCTACTCATTTAGAAAAATGCATGGGTATGGGTAGAAACAGTTCAAGGATTGCATCAAGGCGTATAGCAAATAATTCAAAGGATTTAAGTAATTTTAGCGGTGGTAtaagcgacgacgacgacgatgtcgATTGGAGTTTAAATAATGATAAACGTAAACGTCGAAAAGATCGTAATGGTATAAAAAGGACAAAACAGCAAAAGAATAATCAAAGAAATGGAGAAAGTATTAACGAGCATATTCACAGTAGCAATGAAAATTCTCCATCAAATTATGAAAACATGTCTTTAGAAGATAAAAGGATTTTGTTAACTCAGATTTGTGGTGTAATATCTGAACATACCAAAAAATTATGTACAAGATCTATGCGCTGTCCGCAACATACAGAAGatcaaagaaaagaaatgagagCAAATTTAGAATCTGGAAATACTACACAGAGTGGCCAAGATAATCTTCATGTGGATGTAGATACCTATGAAGAGGGAGATGGACAGAACTTAAGGGAAGCTTTGGCACGTTGGGATCGCGAAGGATCCAGTCATTCGAGCCCAGCAGATTCTACGTCCACAACGTCGACATCTTCGATAAGTAGAAAACGGGAAACAAAAACGAAAGGCAAAGGTAAAGGTTCTAAACGTGACCGTGGATCACCCATTTCTCAAGGAGATTAA
- the HSPBAP1 gene encoding HSPB1 associated protein 1 isoform X3, whose amino-acid sequence MEYLNLPDDKILYKAIMEINEPILFKRILQDTKGQYAWKLFEWNLLEFTEKLGDTKLPFRVGYNARSVDPQWEENCSTVSMTLSEFINHITMNENDTKWYYFDYKYMQEWFKDKSEVINSITWKRFGIDKDGTDSTLWIGSKCAHTNCHQDSYGSNLIAQIHGKKQWLLFPPSSSKFLQPTRIPYEESTVYSKYNFFCPTEEDEINVLKIQEKPKLVILEPGDVLFVPPGWWHYVESLDLTVSVNTWLPIVEDHMSRVKEAVVKLIMAGIGKSICNITDEAGSKYCP is encoded by the exons AtggaatatttgaatttaccagatgataaaattttatataaagctattatggaaattaatgaaccaatattatttaaaagaatacTACAAGATACAAAAGGTCAATATGCATGGAAATTATTTGAATGGAATTTGTTGGAATTTACTGAAAAACTAGGAGACACCAAGTTACCATTTCGAGTTGGTTATAATGCCAGATCTGtg GATCCTCAATGGGAAGAAAATTGTTCTACAGTTTCAATGACGCTATCAGAATTTATTAACCATATAACTATGAATGAAAATGACACAAAATGGTATTATTTTGATTATAAATATATGCAAGAATGGTTCAAAGATAAGTCAGAGGTAATAAATTCAATAACTTGGAAAAGATTTGGTATTGATAAAGATGGTACTGATTCTACTCTCTGGATTGGAAGCAAATGTGCTCATACAAATTGTCATCAAGATTCATATGGCTCTAATCTAATAGCACAAATTCATGGAAA GAAACAATGGTTATTGTTCCCCCCAAGTTCAAGTAAATTTCTTCAACCAACAAGAATCCCTTATGAGGAGTCTACAGTGTacagtaaatataattttttctgcCCTACAGAAGAGGATGaaataaatgtattaaaaatacagGAGAAACCAAAACTGGTAATTCTTGAGCCAGGAGATGTGTTATTTGTTCCTCCTGGTTGGTGGCATTATGTTGAATCACTTGATCTTACTGTTAGTGTAAATACATGGTTACCAATAGTGGAAGATCATATGTCACGAGTTAAGGAAGCTGTTGTTAAATTAATAATGGCTGGAATTGGAAAAAGTATTTGCAATATTACTGATGAAGCTGGCT cTAAATATTGCCCTTGA
- the LOC117609934 gene encoding melanization protease 1 isoform X2, whose translation MIRRTLLFLLLVLHEISSQDRCTTPDSKSGTCINIRECETLVEILKQRKPLTREFLDYLNSLQCGFEGTNPKVCCELQSLPLTPLNTTETPGGSTTVPDPPDVSGHVNLRLLNDDDCGPVTQQKIVGGDKTGVFDYPWMALLFYNTGRPIPEYRCGGSLITKRYVLTAAHCVTSLPPNLSLVGVRLGEHNLATERDCDKEADGLEVVCAERYQDFGIESTHSHPEYSRAKLHNDIALIRLNADADFRPQNVRPICMPFGSATTLSKRKVTVTGWGATDLGPRSQELLQVQLSPVNTEECAEIYKRKTQIWYKQMCAGGKRGMDSCSGDSGGPLQAPEIYNGNVKYVQYGIVSFGPNNCGTEGAPGVYTRVTYYMDWILSIIKE comes from the exons ATGATCCGTCGCACGCTACTGTTTTTGCTTTTGGTTTTGCACGAGATCAGTTCAC AAGATCGATGTACCACACCTGATAGCAAATCTGGCACGTGCATTAATATACGAGAGTGTGAAACGTTGGTAGAAATTCTGAAACAACGAAAACCATTAACCAGAGAATTTCTTGATTACCTGAATAGTCTACAATGCGGCTTCGAGGGCACGAATCCGAAGGTGTGCTGCGAACTACAG AGTTTACCGCTGACACCATTGAACACGACGGAAACACCAGGCGGGTCAACCACGGTTCCCGATCCCCCGGACGTCTCTGGACATGTGAATTTACGGTTGTTGAATGACGACGATTGCGGACCGGTCACGCAACAGAAAATCGTCGGCGGTGATAAAACCGGCGTGTTTGATTATCCGTGGATGGCGTTACTGTTTTACAACACCGGTAGACCGATTCCAGAATACCGATGCGGTGGATCGCTGATTACAAAACGATACGTCCTCACCGCTGCTCATTGCGTTACCTCGTTACCTCCCA ATCTGTCGTTGGTCGGAGTGCGATTAGGAGAGCACAATTTGGCCACGGAACGTGATTGCGACAAGGAAGCGGACGGTCTCGAGGTGGTTTGCGCCGAAAGGTATCAAGACTTTGGTATAGAAAGCACCCATTCTCATCCAGAGTACTCGAGAGCAAAATTACACAACGATATCGCTTTGATACGATTGAATGCGGACGCTGATTTTCGACCACAAAATGTTCGACCGATCTGCATGCCGTTTGGATCAGCCACCACTTTGAGCAAGAGAAAA GTGACAGTAACGGGTTGGGGCGCCACAGACCTTGGACCACGCAGTCAAGAGTTGCTGCAGGTTCAATTGTCACCGGTTAATACCGAAGAGTGTGCAGAAATTTATAAGAGAAAGACGCAAATCTGGTATAAACAAATGTGTGCTGGTGGTAAAAGAGGAATGGATTCTTGCTCGGGAGACAGCGGTGGACCGCTTCAGGCTCCTGAAATATATAACGGCAATGTAAAATATGTACAGTACGGAATTGTTAGCTTTGGGCCAAATAATTGTGGTACAGAAGGAGCTCCTGGTGTTTATACCAGGGTTACATATTACATGGACTGGATCCTAAGCATCATTAAGGAGTAA
- the HSPBAP1 gene encoding HSPB1 associated protein 1 isoform X1, with product MEYLNLPDDKILYKAIMEINEPILFKRILQDTKGQYAWKLFEWNLLEFTEKLGDTKLPFRVGYNARSVDPQWEENCSTVSMTLSEFINHITMNENDTKWYYFDYKYMQEWFKDKSEVINSITWKRFGIDKDGTDSTLWIGSKCAHTNCHQDSYGSNLIAQIHGKKQWLLFPPSSSKFLQPTRIPYEESTVYSKYNFFCPTEEDEINVLKIQEKPKLVILEPGDVLFVPPGWWHYVESLDLTVSVNTWLPIVEDHMSRVKEAVVKLIMAGIGKSICNITDEAGCTLPDCISLLNIALEQCKNVETKESSFKKMKHSTWTATDLAAQYPVYVKLLQELDVSELEEFLKTNRRRFPENSIELLKNNHSEIDTVVQNSSATQKLSKDIINALCHTDVVTKVTELLLS from the exons AtggaatatttgaatttaccagatgataaaattttatataaagctattatggaaattaatgaaccaatattatttaaaagaatacTACAAGATACAAAAGGTCAATATGCATGGAAATTATTTGAATGGAATTTGTTGGAATTTACTGAAAAACTAGGAGACACCAAGTTACCATTTCGAGTTGGTTATAATGCCAGATCTGtg GATCCTCAATGGGAAGAAAATTGTTCTACAGTTTCAATGACGCTATCAGAATTTATTAACCATATAACTATGAATGAAAATGACACAAAATGGTATTATTTTGATTATAAATATATGCAAGAATGGTTCAAAGATAAGTCAGAGGTAATAAATTCAATAACTTGGAAAAGATTTGGTATTGATAAAGATGGTACTGATTCTACTCTCTGGATTGGAAGCAAATGTGCTCATACAAATTGTCATCAAGATTCATATGGCTCTAATCTAATAGCACAAATTCATGGAAA GAAACAATGGTTATTGTTCCCCCCAAGTTCAAGTAAATTTCTTCAACCAACAAGAATCCCTTATGAGGAGTCTACAGTGTacagtaaatataattttttctgcCCTACAGAAGAGGATGaaataaatgtattaaaaatacagGAGAAACCAAAACTGGTAATTCTTGAGCCAGGAGATGTGTTATTTGTTCCTCCTGGTTGGTGGCATTATGTTGAATCACTTGATCTTACTGTTAGTGTAAATACATGGTTACCAATAGTGGAAGATCATATGTCACGAGTTAAGGAAGCTGTTGTTAAATTAATAATGGCTGGAATTGGAAAAAGTATTTGCAATATTACTGATGAAGCTGGCTGTACGTTACCTGATTGTATAAGTTTG cTAAATATTGCCCTTGAGCAGTGCAAAAATGTGGAAACTAAAGAATCATCTTTTAAGAAGATGAAACATAGTACATGGACAGCTACAGATTTAGCAGCACAGTATCCAGTTTATGTGAAACTTCTCCAAGAGCTTGATGTATCGGAATTGGAAGAGTTTCTGAAAACGAACAGAAGAAGATTTCCTGAGAATagtattgaattattaaaaaataatcattcTGAAATTGACACTGTTGTACAAAACAGTTCTGCAACTCAGAAACTATCCAAAGATATTATTAATGCACTTTGTCATactgatgttgttactaaagtTACAGAATTACTTTTATCTTGA
- the HSPBAP1 gene encoding HSPB1 associated protein 1 isoform X2, producing MEYLNLPDDKILYKAIMEINEPILFKRILQDTKGQYAWKLFEWNLLEFTEKLGDTKLPFRVGYNARSVDPQWEENCSTVSMTLSEFINHITMNENDTKWYYFDYKYMQEWFKDKSEVINSITWKRFGIDKDGTDSTLWIGSKCAHTNCHQDSYGSNLIAQIHGKKQWLLFPPSSKEDEINVLKIQEKPKLVILEPGDVLFVPPGWWHYVESLDLTVSVNTWLPIVEDHMSRVKEAVVKLIMAGIGKSICNITDEAGCTLPDCISLLNIALEQCKNVETKESSFKKMKHSTWTATDLAAQYPVYVKLLQELDVSELEEFLKTNRRRFPENSIELLKNNHSEIDTVVQNSSATQKLSKDIINALCHTDVVTKVTELLLS from the exons AtggaatatttgaatttaccagatgataaaattttatataaagctattatggaaattaatgaaccaatattatttaaaagaatacTACAAGATACAAAAGGTCAATATGCATGGAAATTATTTGAATGGAATTTGTTGGAATTTACTGAAAAACTAGGAGACACCAAGTTACCATTTCGAGTTGGTTATAATGCCAGATCTGtg GATCCTCAATGGGAAGAAAATTGTTCTACAGTTTCAATGACGCTATCAGAATTTATTAACCATATAACTATGAATGAAAATGACACAAAATGGTATTATTTTGATTATAAATATATGCAAGAATGGTTCAAAGATAAGTCAGAGGTAATAAATTCAATAACTTGGAAAAGATTTGGTATTGATAAAGATGGTACTGATTCTACTCTCTGGATTGGAAGCAAATGTGCTCATACAAATTGTCATCAAGATTCATATGGCTCTAATCTAATAGCACAAATTCATGGAAA GAAACAATGGTTATTGTTCCCCCCAAGTTCAA AAGAGGATGaaataaatgtattaaaaatacagGAGAAACCAAAACTGGTAATTCTTGAGCCAGGAGATGTGTTATTTGTTCCTCCTGGTTGGTGGCATTATGTTGAATCACTTGATCTTACTGTTAGTGTAAATACATGGTTACCAATAGTGGAAGATCATATGTCACGAGTTAAGGAAGCTGTTGTTAAATTAATAATGGCTGGAATTGGAAAAAGTATTTGCAATATTACTGATGAAGCTGGCTGTACGTTACCTGATTGTATAAGTTTG cTAAATATTGCCCTTGAGCAGTGCAAAAATGTGGAAACTAAAGAATCATCTTTTAAGAAGATGAAACATAGTACATGGACAGCTACAGATTTAGCAGCACAGTATCCAGTTTATGTGAAACTTCTCCAAGAGCTTGATGTATCGGAATTGGAAGAGTTTCTGAAAACGAACAGAAGAAGATTTCCTGAGAATagtattgaattattaaaaaataatcattcTGAAATTGACACTGTTGTACAAAACAGTTCTGCAACTCAGAAACTATCCAAAGATATTATTAATGCACTTTGTCATactgatgttgttactaaagtTACAGAATTACTTTTATCTTGA
- the LOC117610070 gene encoding splicing regulator SDE2 yields the protein MISVQVSTASGVRQIFTTETPFKIRELRDRFEGLRDNFYFVHNGKLVDENITCYNGYISIVPRLFGGKGGFGSMLRAIGAQIEKTTNREACRDLSGRRLRDINEEKRLKAWIEKQGNREKEAEERKKKKLERLCAEPRHEFKDQTYERERSVLTERVGDAVEEGFKAATTGVKRKLDEDFKPNKKKILLDPDIDSDELNSSDDSEEDESKSNEVNKETEPASNDSGHSSDENGKPAKTNENSEAKSEN from the exons atgataagcgTTCAAGTAAGTACTGCTTCTGGCGTAAGACAAATCTTTACTACCGAAACTCCATTTAAAATTCGTGAGTTACGTGATCGATTCGAAGGATTGAGA GATAATTTTTACTTTGTACATAATGGAAAACTTGTGGATGAAAACATCACTTGCTACAATGGCTACATATCTATTGTTCCACGATTATTTGGTGGAAAAGGAGGTTTCGGTTCGATGTTACGTGCAATTGGTGCCCAGATTGAGAAAACAACAAACCGTGAAGCTTGCAGAGATTTAAGCGGTCGTAGACTTCGTGATATTAACGAAGAAAAACGATTAAAAGCTTGGATCGAAAAACAAGGAAATCGGGAAAAAGAAGCGGAGGaacggaaaaagaagaaactagAAAGACTTTGCGCCGAGCCTAGACACGAATTTAAAGATCAAACTTACGAACGCGAAAGATCAGTTTTAACTGAGAGAGTTGGAGATGCAGTTGAGGAAGGATTTAAAGCTGCCACTACTGGAGTGAAAAGAAAGCTTGATGAAGATTTTAAacccaataaaaagaaaatattattagacCCTGACATAGATTCAGATGAACTAAATAGTTCAGATGATAGCGAAGAAGATGAAAGTAAGTCCAATGAAGTAAATAAAGAGACTGAACCAGCATCAAATGATAGTGGACATTCCAGTGATGAAAATGGAAAACCTGCTAAAACTAATGAGAACTCAGAAGCAAAGTCTGAGAATTAA
- the LOC117609934 gene encoding melanization protease 1 isoform X1 has translation MIRRTLLFLLLVLHEISSQDRCTTPDSKSGTCINIRECETLVEILKQRKPLTREFLDYLNSLQCGFEGTNPKVCCELQQSLPLTPLNTTETPGGSTTVPDPPDVSGHVNLRLLNDDDCGPVTQQKIVGGDKTGVFDYPWMALLFYNTGRPIPEYRCGGSLITKRYVLTAAHCVTSLPPNLSLVGVRLGEHNLATERDCDKEADGLEVVCAERYQDFGIESTHSHPEYSRAKLHNDIALIRLNADADFRPQNVRPICMPFGSATTLSKRKVTVTGWGATDLGPRSQELLQVQLSPVNTEECAEIYKRKTQIWYKQMCAGGKRGMDSCSGDSGGPLQAPEIYNGNVKYVQYGIVSFGPNNCGTEGAPGVYTRVTYYMDWILSIIKE, from the exons ATGATCCGTCGCACGCTACTGTTTTTGCTTTTGGTTTTGCACGAGATCAGTTCAC AAGATCGATGTACCACACCTGATAGCAAATCTGGCACGTGCATTAATATACGAGAGTGTGAAACGTTGGTAGAAATTCTGAAACAACGAAAACCATTAACCAGAGAATTTCTTGATTACCTGAATAGTCTACAATGCGGCTTCGAGGGCACGAATCCGAAGGTGTGCTGCGAACTACAG CAGAGTTTACCGCTGACACCATTGAACACGACGGAAACACCAGGCGGGTCAACCACGGTTCCCGATCCCCCGGACGTCTCTGGACATGTGAATTTACGGTTGTTGAATGACGACGATTGCGGACCGGTCACGCAACAGAAAATCGTCGGCGGTGATAAAACCGGCGTGTTTGATTATCCGTGGATGGCGTTACTGTTTTACAACACCGGTAGACCGATTCCAGAATACCGATGCGGTGGATCGCTGATTACAAAACGATACGTCCTCACCGCTGCTCATTGCGTTACCTCGTTACCTCCCA ATCTGTCGTTGGTCGGAGTGCGATTAGGAGAGCACAATTTGGCCACGGAACGTGATTGCGACAAGGAAGCGGACGGTCTCGAGGTGGTTTGCGCCGAAAGGTATCAAGACTTTGGTATAGAAAGCACCCATTCTCATCCAGAGTACTCGAGAGCAAAATTACACAACGATATCGCTTTGATACGATTGAATGCGGACGCTGATTTTCGACCACAAAATGTTCGACCGATCTGCATGCCGTTTGGATCAGCCACCACTTTGAGCAAGAGAAAA GTGACAGTAACGGGTTGGGGCGCCACAGACCTTGGACCACGCAGTCAAGAGTTGCTGCAGGTTCAATTGTCACCGGTTAATACCGAAGAGTGTGCAGAAATTTATAAGAGAAAGACGCAAATCTGGTATAAACAAATGTGTGCTGGTGGTAAAAGAGGAATGGATTCTTGCTCGGGAGACAGCGGTGGACCGCTTCAGGCTCCTGAAATATATAACGGCAATGTAAAATATGTACAGTACGGAATTGTTAGCTTTGGGCCAAATAATTGTGGTACAGAAGGAGCTCCTGGTGTTTATACCAGGGTTACATATTACATGGACTGGATCCTAAGCATCATTAAGGAGTAA
- the LOC117610073 gene encoding uncharacterized protein LOC117610073 produces the protein MTEHRGNSFYNSCVKVPVDPYSRQPTPSYERPRPLKNNKDSNCKINFAENDQFLNESEASNSREIVDNFLEFLESIPDYGQVHHLSNEQFKQKVDYLKRKQRLLLENLQDTLTAQENINVSKLSTSKCNEIQSKIKNKNDINDLKLNGKKCYFEESRISSPMFFSSDKFNGLTEDQDLFTNRCSRRDKRNEKVYSASKNCKTLSRLNSDDSMESDIDSIETRSLPASITKEWHPTVPQPFSFTLREEAEKYMANVEIGKEVKQKNLGNNKKNLYRKRRVRSIPLTSKIPLYNKLLAEKEERSRIVREESALNLMSQVRPFRLECDRRAWRSLARSSPELRGRSVSANAKFKAKPVPKNLFSTEIYDRMLEDEYYRQLQKKIRAAQLMKSSSLPPSMARRERVKSTCTRLRSTMMNENTENGNTSRLSSNTSIPLEGYRSMMSLLPLRGNNLAAILRCQMSREKLEREIRDRMEEKRKEQEMKLRESLIGRNPVWRALRSAARHEHERDLNIRTSLRRDEAREQAERHRLQMEMMIDRVTQIPTLFERHSQSYQSLIKAQQKDGAKLSHRRKKKKSHKHASNSVDSYINCENVSRPDSGSITSSSGTSLSTSQSTKSSNTDTSKVSERSTTKSQGSFSKKKGDRSQLKVSINETAELIEDHDRNEKLPDNEHFYSDKHEERVFRDDEHTHKDNY, from the exons ATGACTGAGCACAGGGGTAACTCATTTTACAATTCTTGTGTAAAAGTTCCAGTGGATCCTTACAGTAGGCAACCAACACCTTCTTATGAACGCCCTAGACctctaaaaaataataaagacagCAACTGTAAAATAAACTTTGCAGAAAATGATCAGTTTCTTAATGAATCAGAGGCATCAAACTCTAGAGAAATTGTTGACAATTTCTTGGAATTTTTAGAGAGTATACCAGATTATGGTCAAGTTCATCATTTATCAAATGAgcaatttaaacaaaaagtagattacctgaaaagaaaacaaagattattattagaaaatttacaaGATACGCTTACTGCACAAGAAAATATAAATGTGTCTAAACTTTCAACATCAAAGTGTAATGAAATacaatcaaaaattaaaaacaagaaTGATATTAATGACTTaaaattgaatggtaaaaaatgTTACTTTGAAGAATCTAGAATTTCTAGTCCTATGTTCTTCTCTTCTGATAAATTTAATGGGCTCACAGAAGATCAAGATCTTTTTACAAATAG ATGCAGCAGAAgagataaaagaaatgaaaaagtatATTCAGCTAGTAAAAACTGTAAAACATTGAGTAGATTAAACAGTGATGATAGTATGGAAAGTGATATAGACAGTATAGAAACAAGAAGTTTACCAGCTAGCATTACAAAGGAATGGCATCCTACTGTTCCTCAACCATTTAGTTTTACACTAAG AGAGGAAGCAGAAAAGTATATGGCAAATGTTGAAATCGGTAAAGAAGTAAAACAGAAAAATTTAgggaataataaaaagaatcttTATAGGAAACGACGTGTAAGATCAATTCCACTTACATCTAAGATTCCTTTATATAACAAACTACTagcagaaaaagaagaaag GAGTCGCATAGTCCGCGAAGAAAGTGCTCTAAATTTAATGTCTCAAGTTCGCCCTTTTAGGCTCGAATGTGATCGGCGAGCTTGGAGATCTTTAGCAAGATCTAGTCCAGAGCTTCGTGGCAGAAGCGTTAGCGCGAATGCGAAATTTAAGGCAAAACCTGTACCAAAGAATCTTTTTAGTACCGAGATATACGATCGTATGCTCGAAGATGAGTACTACAG gcaattacaaaaaaaaataagagcTGCTCAACTGATGAAATCTTCTTCCTTACCACCGTCAATGGCGAGACGAGAGCGCGTCAAGTCTACGTGTACGCGTTTGCGGAGTACAATGATGAACGAGAATACTGAGAATGGGAATACTTCGCGACTGTCAAGTAATACTTCAATACCATTAGAAGGATATAGATCTATGATGTCACTTTTACCATTACGGGGAAATAATTTAGCGGCGATTTTAAGATGCCAGATGTCACG GGAAAAACTAGAACGTGAAATAAGAGATAGAATGGAAGAGAAACGAAAGGAGCAAGAAATGAAACTCAGAGAATCTTTAATTGGACGTAATCCGGTATGGAGAGCCTTAAGATCAGCAGCAAG GCACGAACACGAGCGAGATCTTAACATTAGAACCTCGCTTCGTCGCGATGAAGCACGCGAACAGGCAGAACGACATCGTTTGCAGATGGAAATGATGATAGATCGTGTGACGCAAATACCAACTCTTTTCGAACGTCATTCTCAG AGTTATCAGTCGTTGATAAAGGCACAACAGAAGGATGGTGCAAAGTTATCGCACcgcaggaagaaaaagaagtcgCATAAACATGCATCCAATAGCGTAGATTCGTATATTAATTGCGAAAATGTTTCTCGACCGGATTCTGGATCGATAACTAGTTCTTCAGGAACTTCATTGTCCACAAGTCAGTCGACTAAATCGTCGAACACAGACACATCGAAGGTTTCTGAAAGATCTACAACTAAATCTCAAGGTTCATTTTCCAAGAAGAAGGGAGATCGTAGTCAATTAAAAGTTTCTATAAATGAGACTGCGGAGTTAATTGAAGATCATgacagaaatgaaaaattacctgATAACGAACATTTCTATAGCGACAAACACGAGGAAAGAGTATTTAGGGATGATGAACATACACATAaagataattattaa
- the LOC143305962 gene encoding serine protease ea-like codes for MIKLSILCIFYHVLVLGLVFAQNEGQSDCTSPHGVVGWCIGLRQCPQLLSILQTPPLTSEAIEFLKQSQCGFDGNDPRVCCPIQNENPDRSGGVDGAGDANFDLSNNPLLPSDCGRDLSQRIIGGERTDIDEFPWMALLIYRKPNGETAACGGALINNRYVLTAAHCLKGKDLPTTWRLESVRLGEYDINTNPDCIKDDANSEVCADDAITVGIEEQISHENYNPLSSDQKYDIALLRLNRDVPFTNYIKPICLPPNDAVGKKLFVAGWGKTEKGYSSNIKLKVSMPLVDKQQCEERYRVARVQLGFGQICAGGQKGKDSCTGDSGGPLMTVERGSDGAGRWTVVGVVSFGPSPCGLPNWPGVYTRVIDYIPWILSKLKA; via the exons atgattaaattatCTATCTTGTGTATCTTCTACCATGTATTGGTACTTGGTTTGGTTTTTGCTC AAAACGAAGGGCAATCGGATTGCACATCACCGCACGGTGTGGTTGGCTGGTGCATTGGACTACGGCAATGTCCACAGCTATTGTCTATCCTTCAAACCCCTCCGCTTACGTCAGAAGCTATAGAATTTTTAAAGCAATCACAGTGTGGCTTTGATGGCAATGATCCCCGAGTTTGTTGCCCGATTCAAAACGAAAACCCCGATCGTTCTGGCGGAGTGGATGGGGCGGGGGATGCAAACTTCGATCTGTCCAACAATCCTTTATTACCCTCCGATTGCGGCAGAGATCTGTCTCAGAGAATCATCGGTGGAGAACGTACGGATATCGATGAATTTCCTTGGATGGCGCTTTTGATATACCGTAAAC CAAACGGAGAGACTGCAGCTTGCGGTGGAGCCCTGATCAATAATCGTTACGTCCTAACGGCAGCTCATTGCCTGAAGGGCAAGGATTTACCAACCACTTGGCGTTTGGAGAGCGTCCGGTTAGGCGAGTACGACATTAACACCAATCCTGACTGCATCAAGGATGACGCGAATAGCGAGGTTTGCGCTGACGATGCCATCACCGTCGGCATCGAGGAACAAATATCTCACGAAAATTACAATCCACTTAGCAGTGATCAAAAATACGATATCGCTCTTCTAAGGTTAAACCGTGACGTTCCGTTCACGAATTACATTAAACCTATATGCTTGCCACCGAACGACGCTGTCGGTAAGAAATTGTTCGTCGCTGGTTGGGGAAAAACCGAGAAAGGATATTCCTCGAATATCAAGTTGAAAGTTTCAATGCCGCTCGTGGACAAGCAACAATGCGAGGAGAGATACCGCGTAGCACGAGTTCAGTTAGGATTCGGACAGATTTGTGCCGGTGGTCAGAAAGGCAAAGATTCCTGCACAGGAGATTCTGGAGGTCCTTTGATGACCGTAGAAAGAGGTAGCGACGGTGCCGGTCGATGGACCGTCGTCGGTGTTGTCTCCTTTGGACCATCGCCTTGTGGCTTACCAAATTGGCCCGGTGTTTACACCAGAGTAATCGACTATATTCCATGGATACTCAGCAAATTGAAAGCTTAA